In Paracoccus aerodenitrificans, the following are encoded in one genomic region:
- the lpxB gene encoding lipid-A-disaccharide synthase, producing MRVFLIAGEASGDRLGGALMAGLRTLQPEIRFDGIGGPLMISHGLQSRFPMDELSVMGIAEVLPKYRHLKRRIAETAAAIAESRPDALITIDSPDFCLRVVKAAQQLGYDGPVIHYVAPSVWAWRPGRAKKMAKLVDHVLALLPFEPPLMEAAGMSCDFVGHPVVAQPRATESQARAFREAHEIEPDAPLVMCLPGSRKGEVSRLAPRFDEALIRVRDRIPELRVVIPTVPGVSRMVRDMTRRWPTAPIVVEAEDDRQAAFMAADLALAASGTVSLELAANGVPMIIAYDMAPLSRWLIGMLLKTDTVTLVNLVSDTRAVPEYLGRNCRADLIANALLELLEMPEKRASQSEAMALTMKRLGEGGAPPGLRAAKSVLDFLQRRG from the coding sequence ATGCGCGTCTTCCTGATCGCAGGCGAGGCCTCGGGCGACCGGCTTGGCGGAGCGTTGATGGCCGGGCTTCGCACATTGCAGCCGGAGATCCGGTTTGACGGGATCGGCGGCCCCCTGATGATCTCGCACGGGCTGCAAAGCCGCTTTCCGATGGACGAACTGTCGGTCATGGGGATTGCCGAAGTTCTGCCGAAATACCGGCATCTGAAGCGGCGTATCGCGGAAACCGCCGCTGCCATTGCCGAATCACGGCCCGATGCCCTGATCACCATCGACAGCCCCGATTTCTGCCTGCGCGTCGTCAAAGCCGCTCAGCAGCTTGGCTATGATGGCCCGGTGATCCATTACGTCGCCCCGTCTGTCTGGGCCTGGCGGCCGGGCAGGGCGAAGAAAATGGCGAAGCTGGTCGATCATGTTCTGGCCCTGCTGCCGTTCGAGCCGCCTTTGATGGAAGCCGCCGGGATGAGCTGCGATTTCGTCGGGCATCCCGTGGTTGCACAGCCCCGCGCTACCGAAAGTCAGGCGCGGGCCTTCCGCGAAGCGCATGAGATCGAACCGGATGCGCCGCTGGTGATGTGTCTGCCCGGCTCGCGCAAGGGTGAGGTCTCGCGGCTGGCTCCGCGCTTTGATGAGGCGCTGATCCGGGTACGTGACCGGATCCCGGAACTTCGCGTGGTGATCCCGACCGTGCCGGGCGTCTCACGCATGGTGCGCGACATGACAAGACGCTGGCCAACCGCGCCCATCGTCGTCGAGGCCGAGGATGACCGGCAGGCCGCCTTCATGGCTGCCGATCTGGCTCTGGCCGCGTCGGGGACGGTCAGCCTTGAACTTGCGGCGAATGGCGTGCCGATGATTATCGCCTATGACATGGCGCCTTTATCCCGCTGGCTGATCGGGATGTTGCTGAAAACCGATACAGTGACACTGGTCAATCTGGTCAGCGATACCCGTGCCGTGCCGGAATATCTGGGGCGCAACTGCCGCGCCGATCTGATCGCTAATGCGCTGCTTGAATTGCTGGAGATGCCTGAAAAACGCGCCAGCCAGTCCGAGGCGATGGCGCTGACGATGAAACGTCTGGGTGAGGGCGGCGCACCTCCGGGGCTGCGCGCCGCAAAATCGGTGCTGGATTTCCTTCAGCGCCGCGGCTGA